A stretch of the Chlorobiota bacterium genome encodes the following:
- a CDS encoding S1 RNA-binding domain-containing protein, translating into MSEQENLNITENSQDLNTTADSVTSNDLSAPTEQVASELNEPLQQEIFSENPTEDVQTEQMNNSIESNPLPEVVSNDEKSIQTLINDTQNIYSNLVEEEAIKREEIIVVDNEKEKTETKVVIPKSKFPEIPIEEMKSLWAEVVTKKNSNQIIELTTVNQNRGGVVASYKGLEVFIPSSHWTLDRNPHITKEGDVFTANFLEVTSFDTDARRITASRRSILRREKLETLNVGDKLKGKVSSVLDFGAFIDLGGIEGLLHISEMSHTRGSSANELVKKGEEIEVIIKDIDKTKKKISLTRKELLPSPWVGISDKYKVGEIIKGKVSGISKVGAYVAVVNGIEGFVRISELSWTKRINDPSEVLKKGDEVNVKVLGIDEQKQKMSLSYKQTQENPWQIVLDKFTPEAEFEGVVKSISSKGVVLSVDEIEGFLPRGRMGKLSQRLTEIHPGEVISICVIEVDSARKSVIFGIKGVEREPRREAIGERRDGGSNNNLSSGGGGMKREGGAKRDGDRRNSGSNSGDKRDGNNFGGGGGGKRFDRREQTGPPTKGSNELKTSETVSNFTIGEMLGDALKKLQGN; encoded by the coding sequence ATGTCTGAACAAGAAAATTTAAACATCACTGAAAACAGTCAAGATCTAAATACTACTGCAGATTCGGTAACAAGTAATGATTTAAGTGCCCCAACTGAGCAAGTTGCAAGTGAATTGAATGAGCCATTACAACAAGAGATATTTAGTGAAAATCCAACTGAAGATGTTCAAACTGAGCAGATGAATAATTCAATTGAAAGTAATCCACTACCTGAAGTTGTTTCAAATGATGAAAAATCAATTCAAACGTTAATTAACGATACTCAAAATATTTATTCAAATTTAGTTGAAGAGGAAGCAATTAAGCGAGAAGAAATTATAGTTGTTGATAATGAAAAAGAAAAAACTGAAACTAAAGTAGTTATTCCAAAAAGTAAGTTTCCTGAAATTCCAATTGAAGAAATGAAATCTTTATGGGCTGAAGTAGTAACTAAAAAAAATTCTAATCAGATTATTGAACTTACAACAGTAAATCAAAATCGAGGAGGAGTTGTTGCATCATATAAAGGTTTAGAAGTTTTTATTCCTTCTTCACATTGGACATTAGATAGGAATCCTCACATTACAAAAGAAGGTGATGTTTTCACAGCAAATTTTCTAGAAGTTACTAGTTTTGATACTGATGCTAGGAGGATTACTGCTTCACGAAGATCAATTTTGAGAAGAGAAAAATTAGAAACTTTAAATGTTGGAGACAAATTAAAAGGAAAAGTTTCTTCAGTATTAGATTTTGGTGCTTTTATTGATCTTGGTGGAATTGAAGGACTCCTTCATATATCTGAAATGAGCCATACTAGAGGAAGTAGTGCAAATGAATTAGTAAAGAAAGGAGAAGAGATAGAAGTTATTATCAAAGATATTGATAAAACTAAAAAGAAAATTAGTTTAACTAGAAAAGAATTATTACCATCACCATGGGTAGGTATTTCAGATAAATATAAAGTTGGAGAAATAATCAAAGGTAAAGTTTCAGGAATTAGTAAGGTTGGAGCTTATGTTGCTGTTGTCAATGGAATTGAGGGGTTTGTAAGAATTTCAGAACTATCATGGACAAAAAGAATTAACGACCCATCTGAAGTTTTAAAGAAAGGTGATGAAGTTAATGTCAAAGTGCTTGGAATAGATGAGCAAAAACAAAAAATGAGTTTATCATACAAACAAACCCAAGAAAATCCTTGGCAAATTGTTTTGGATAAATTTACTCCAGAAGCAGAATTTGAAGGAGTTGTCAAAAGTATTTCCTCTAAAGGTGTAGTTTTATCAGTTGATGAAATTGAAGGATTCTTACCAAGAGGAAGAATGGGTAAATTGTCACAAAGACTTACTGAAATTCACCCTGGTGAAGTTATTTCAATTTGTGTTATAGAGGTTGATTCAGCAAGAAAATCTGTCATATTTGGAATAAAAGGTGTTGAAAGAGAACCAAGAAGGGAAGCCATAGGAGAAAGACGAGATGGAGGTAGTAACAATAACCTGAGTAGTGGGGGTGGTGGTATGAAAAGAGAAGGTGGAGCTAAACGTGATGGAGATAGAAGAAACAGTGGAAGCAATAGTGGTGATAAAAGAGATGGAAATAACTTTGGAGGTGGAGGAGGTGGTAAAAGATTCGATCGTCGTGAACAAACTGGACCTCCAACAAAAGGATCCAATGAGTTAAAAACATCTGAAACTGTATCAAACTTCACAATAGGAGAAATGTTAGGAGATGCATTAAAAAAACTTCAAGGAAATTAA
- a CDS encoding RNA polymerase sigma factor, translating into MSKLSLTSETDEVLYKNFMIGDEMAFTAIYERYERGILTYLKTTMRDQPAAADDLFQETFIRLYRERTRQAKALETGGDYRPIENLKSWLFRVAHNLAMSYLRIGKRTVSLTVDEDDDNPNRWDERLMVPVEESFAELYGNEDIFSSEQLYSKLLQCVELLPKSLKEVYVLREMNGFEYEEISETIGVSEEAARMRLSRARKTLRKALKKYIKVD; encoded by the coding sequence ATGTCTAAATTATCTCTTACTTCTGAAACAGATGAAGTACTGTATAAGAATTTTATGATAGGTGATGAAATGGCTTTTACAGCCATATATGAGAGGTATGAAAGGGGTATTCTTACATATTTGAAAACTACAATGCGTGATCAACCTGCCGCAGCTGATGATTTGTTCCAAGAAACTTTTATTAGATTATACAGAGAAAGAACACGACAAGCAAAAGCATTAGAAACAGGAGGAGATTACCGACCAATTGAAAATTTAAAATCTTGGTTATTTAGAGTAGCACATAACTTAGCAATGAGTTATTTAAGGATTGGAAAAAGAACTGTTTCTTTAACTGTTGATGAAGATGATGATAATCCTAATAGATGGGATGAAAGATTAATGGTACCAGTTGAAGAATCATTTGCTGAATTATATGGAAATGAAGATATTTTTAGTAGTGAACAATTGTATTCAAAACTTTTACAATGTGTTGAACTATTACCTAAATCACTAAAAGAAGTTTATGTATTAAGAGAAATGAATGGATTTGAATATGAAGAAATATCTGAAACCATAGGAGTTTCTGAAGAAGCTGCAAGGATGAGATTATCAAGAGCTAGAAAAACACTTAGAAAAGCCTTGAAAAAGTATATTAAAGTAGATTAA
- a CDS encoding RDD family protein: MIYICIPTIYFTLSTYFFNGQSIGKKIFKIIVISLFHNKIGFWHCLERSLGYVASSLELGLGFIQAFWNINKMTLHDKITETIVINCIN, from the coding sequence ATTATTTATATATGTATCCCAACAATTTATTTTACACTAAGTACATATTTTTTTAATGGACAATCTATTGGAAAGAAAATATTTAAAATAATAGTAATCTCCCTTTTTCATAATAAAATTGGATTTTGGCATTGCCTAGAAAGGAGTTTGGGATACGTTGCTTCTTCATTAGAATTAGGACTTGGTTTTATCCAAGCATTTTGGAATATAAACAAAATGACGCTTCATGACAAAATTACTGAAACAATAGTTATTAATTGTATAAATTAA
- the thrS gene encoding threonine--tRNA ligase, whose protein sequence is MQNIKITLPDNSVKELPIGVTGLQIAEGISQSLAKVAVGIVVNGVNYDLTRSIIEDSSIKLLTFNDPEGKAIFWHSSAHLLAEAVEDLFPGTKFGIGPSIEGGFYYDMEIADGYSLTQLDLHEIENKMSYLAKEDNKFYRENISWEEAVEFFKIKGDEFKLELLNDFKDREITFYKQGNFTDLCRGTHIPSTGMIKAIKLMNISAAYWKADQSRQQLQRVYGITFPKKSQLDEHLILLEEAKKRDHRKIGREMELFMFSQLVGQGLPIWLPKGAVLRENLEKLLRGEQRKLGYQQVITPHIGNLELYKTSGHYEKYSDGQFRPIEVDDEQYMLKPMNCPHHCQIYSNKQHSFRDLPIRLAEFGTVYRYEKSGQLGGLLRVRGFTQDDAHVFCRPDQVKEELSKVIELVKHVLRVLQLNNFKVRLSFRDKNNPKFNIGTDELWNTAENSLKEVTEANDLEYTVGIGEAAFYGPKIDFMVKDALKREWQLGTVQLDYNLPERFELEYIASDGSKQRPVMIHRAPFGSFERFTAVLIEHFAGNFPFWLAPVQAIILPLSEKYMDFAKDVFNKFHSNGIRIEFDDRNEKLGYKIREAEMQKIPYLIIIGEKEQLANKVSLRIHGDGDKGQIGIDELIIDMISLSKIENL, encoded by the coding sequence ATGCAAAACATTAAAATAACACTTCCTGATAATTCAGTAAAAGAATTACCAATTGGTGTAACTGGCTTACAAATAGCTGAAGGAATTTCTCAAAGTTTAGCAAAAGTTGCTGTTGGTATTGTTGTTAATGGAGTTAATTATGATCTAACTAGATCAATAATTGAAGATTCATCAATCAAATTACTAACTTTTAATGATCCAGAAGGCAAAGCAATATTCTGGCATTCCTCTGCCCACCTACTTGCTGAAGCTGTTGAAGACCTTTTTCCAGGAACTAAATTTGGTATAGGACCTAGTATTGAAGGTGGTTTTTATTACGATATGGAAATTGCAGACGGTTATAGTTTAACACAACTTGATCTTCATGAAATTGAAAATAAAATGAGTTATCTTGCTAAAGAAGACAATAAATTTTATAGAGAAAATATTTCATGGGAAGAAGCTGTTGAATTTTTTAAAATTAAAGGTGATGAATTTAAATTAGAACTATTAAATGATTTTAAAGACAGGGAAATAACTTTTTATAAACAAGGTAACTTCACTGATTTATGTAGAGGAACTCATATTCCATCAACAGGAATGATTAAAGCAATTAAACTAATGAATATATCAGCGGCTTATTGGAAGGCTGACCAGTCAAGACAACAACTTCAAAGAGTTTATGGGATAACTTTCCCAAAAAAATCTCAATTAGATGAACATTTAATTTTACTTGAAGAAGCAAAAAAGAGAGATCATAGAAAAATAGGAAGAGAAATGGAGTTATTTATGTTTAGTCAATTAGTTGGACAAGGACTTCCAATATGGTTACCAAAAGGTGCCGTTCTTAGAGAGAATCTTGAAAAATTATTACGTGGTGAACAACGTAAATTGGGTTATCAGCAAGTTATTACACCACATATTGGTAACTTAGAATTATATAAAACTAGTGGACATTATGAAAAATATTCAGATGGACAATTTAGGCCAATAGAAGTTGATGATGAACAGTATATGTTAAAACCAATGAATTGCCCTCATCATTGTCAAATATATTCAAATAAACAACATAGTTTTAGAGATTTACCTATTAGATTAGCAGAATTTGGTACAGTTTATAGATATGAAAAATCTGGTCAATTAGGGGGTTTGCTTAGAGTTAGGGGTTTTACTCAAGATGATGCTCATGTTTTTTGTCGACCAGATCAAGTTAAAGAAGAACTTTCAAAAGTTATCGAATTAGTTAAACACGTGTTAAGAGTTTTGCAATTAAATAATTTTAAGGTTAGACTTTCTTTTAGAGATAAAAATAATCCTAAGTTTAATATTGGAACAGATGAATTATGGAACACAGCAGAAAATTCTCTGAAAGAAGTAACTGAAGCAAATGATTTAGAATATACAGTAGGTATTGGTGAAGCTGCATTTTATGGTCCAAAAATAGATTTCATGGTAAAAGATGCATTGAAAAGAGAATGGCAATTAGGTACTGTTCAACTTGATTATAATTTACCTGAAAGATTCGAGTTAGAGTATATTGCTAGTGATGGTAGCAAACAACGACCAGTAATGATTCATAGAGCACCATTTGGTTCCTTTGAAAGATTCACTGCTGTATTAATTGAACACTTTGCTGGAAATTTTCCGTTTTGGTTGGCACCAGTTCAGGCTATTATATTACCTCTTTCAGAAAAATATATGGATTTTGCTAAAGACGTTTTTAACAAATTTCATTCAAATGGAATTAGAATTGAATTTGATGATAGAAACGAAAAGTTAGGATATAAAATTAGAGAAGCTGAAATGCAAAAAATACCTTATTTAATTATCATTGGTGAAAAAGAGCAATTAGCTAATAAAGTTTCTTTAAGGATTCATGGCGATGGAGATAAAGGTCAAATCGGAATAGATGAATTAATAATTGACATGATTTCATTAAGTAAGATAGAAAATCTTTAA
- a CDS encoding redoxin domain-containing protein: MSLTIGDLAPNFTLPGMTSDGVKQISLSDYSGKNVILLFFPAAGSGVCTNEMCTMTENMESYEKLNAVVLGISVDMPFAQGVWANANKINIQLLSDHNKDVSQQYGAFYETWIQGLKGVSKRAAFVINTEGILLHSEVLESAGELPNFEAVNKILS, translated from the coding sequence ATGTCTTTAACAATCGGGGATTTAGCTCCAAATTTTACTTTACCTGGAATGACTTCAGATGGTGTTAAACAAATATCATTAAGTGATTATTCAGGAAAAAATGTTATACTTCTTTTTTTTCCAGCTGCTGGCTCAGGTGTTTGTACAAATGAAATGTGCACTATGACAGAAAATATGGAAAGTTATGAAAAATTAAATGCTGTTGTTTTGGGGATATCTGTGGATATGCCTTTTGCTCAAGGTGTTTGGGCTAATGCTAACAAAATTAATATACAACTTTTATCAGATCATAACAAAGATGTATCTCAACAATATGGTGCGTTTTATGAAACTTGGATACAAGGGTTAAAAGGAGTATCTAAAAGAGCAGCATTTGTAATTAATACTGAAGGAATATTACTTCATTCAGAGGTATTAGAAAGTGCAGGTGAATTACCAAATTTTGAAGCTGTTAATAAAATCTTATCTTAA